ATACTGAAAACCCATCTGCTTTGTCTCGGCTCTCCGAACAGCAGTCCCGAGATGATGGCAAGGGCAAACATCCCGATCGCGGAGAAGGCGAAGGCCAAGGGTGTAACGCTCCCGAACGGTATGAGAGTCAATATAACGAGGCCGATGAAGGCAAAAAGCAAAACCTCTCGCAAGACCCGCTTATTGATGAGATTGGAGAACATGTGAATTCGTTTACCAGAGTAGGCGGCGACCAAAGCCATTGCAACCGAAGAGATTAATTTACTCGTACTAACATAAGTTGAACATCAAGCGCTTGCGTGCTAAAGTGTAACAGAATTCCACATCGTTTAAAATTGTCGCGAAAGGTTTAAGCCAATCGAGACAAGGCCTGGCTATGCTCCTTCCAAGCAGCAGAAACGGGACAGATATTCTGCGCCCAATACTTGGCAGATCATCAGATCGCCATGCCATTGACCGAGAAAAAAGGCAAGCCTGATCTCAATCGGTTGCCCTGAACGGGGATTTAAGAGATGAAGAAAACAGTCGTTACACTTCTGGCACTGGCCTTTACAGCAGGCAATGCATGCTCGGCATTTGCCGCCGGTCCCGCAGGTTTTGCCCGCGGCCTGACCGATAGTTCGGCGGTCAGTTATATCTCTGAAAAAGACAAGATCATTCCGCCTTTCGCCCAGGTGCTGTTCTGCGCCCAGAACCCGACCGAATGCCGCGACAACAATGGTTTGGCGGTCGTTGCGATGACGGACAAGCAAATGCTGCAACTGAAGGACGTCAACACCGCCGTCAATCGTACGATGATCGGCCGAAACGACTCCCGCAACGAACTGAATGGAGACGTTTGGAAGGTGAACGTGCGCAGCGGCGACTGCGAAGATTTCGCGTTGACCAAACGCAGCCGGCTGATCGCGATGGGCTGGTCGTCGCGCGCTTTGCGGATCGCGACGGCATATACGCCCTCCGGTGAAGGACATGCGGTCCTGGTCGTCAGAACCGACAAGGGCGATCTCGTGCTCGACAACAGGAAAAGCAGCATCAAGAACTGGCGCGATACCGATCTGCGCTGGGACAAGATTCAATCGGGAACAGACCCCTATGTCTGGTACCGGCTATAACCGCCGAGGCAGCGACATAGACTGATTGATCCTGTTTTCGGATTGAAGTCGAGCCTGCTCTGCCGAGCCGCTCGACTTGTCATATCGCCCACACAAACCTATGTTTTGGCTATCGACGGGGCAGCGCGCGGCAAACTGTGGTGCCCGGAGTTCGATTTTCGATGTGGGTACCAGGCGATCTTCGGTATTGTCTTTTCGTCCAGATTAACTATGACGAACTCATGCTGCGACGCAGCATGACGTTCTACTCTAATGATTTGAGGGAAATATGCGCATCACGATGATTGGATCAGGCTATGTCGGCCTCGTTTCAGGCGTTTGCTTTGCGGATTTCGGCCACGACGTCATCTGCGTCGACAAGGATCTGAGTAAGATCGAAGCCCTTCGCGAAGGCCGCATTCCGATCTACGAGCCGGGCCTGGAGCAATTGGTCGCCGAAAATACCAGCACCGGCCGGCTGTCGTTTTCGACGGATGTCGGCGAAAGCGTCCGCAGCGCCGATGTCGTGTTCATCGCAGTCGGCACGCCGTCCAGGCGCGGCGACGGCCACGCAGACCTTTCCTATGTCTACGCCGCTGCACGCGAGATTGCCACCTATGTTGAAGGCTTCACCGTTATCGTCACCAAGTCGACGGTGCCGGTCGGCACCGGAGACGAGGTCGAGCGCATCATGCGCGAAACCAACCCTGCGGCGGATGTCGCCGTCGTTTCCAATCCGGAATTCCTGCGTGAAGGTGCGGCGATCGAAGACTTCAAGCGTCCCGACCGTATCGTCGTCGGCCTGAACGACGACCGGGCGCGCGAAACCATGACCGAGGTCTACCGCCCGCTCTATCTCAACCAGGCCCCCTTGGTCTTCACCACCCGCCGCACCTCGGAACTGATCAAATATGCGGCCAATGCCTTCCTCGCGATGAAGATCACCTTCATCAACGAGATCGCCGACCTCTGCGAACGGGTCGACGCAAACGTCCAGGACGTTTCGCGCGGAATCGGTCTCGACGGGCGTATCGGCTCCAAGTTCCTGCATGCCGGCCCGGGTTACGGCGGTTCGTGCTTCCCCAAGGATACGCTTGCCCTTGCCAAGACGGCGCAGGATTACGACGCGCCGATGCGTCTCATCGAAACGACGATCTCGATCAACGACAACCGCAAGCGAGCGATGGGACGCAAGGTCATTTCGGCCGTCGGCGGCGACATTCGCGGCAAGAAGATCGCGATCCTCGGCCTGACCTTCAAGCCGAACACCGACGATATGCGCGATAGCCCGGCGATCGCAGTCATCCAGACCCTGCAGGACAACGGCGCGCAAGTGGTCGGCTACGATCCCGAGGGCATGGAGAACGCCCGCAAGGTGATCGAGAACATCGAATATGCGAGCGGTCCCTATGAAGCGGCTGCTGGCGCGGATGCGCTTGTCATCGTCACCGAATGGAACCAGTTCCGCGCGCTCGATTTCAGTCGCCTCAAGCAGTCGATGCGCGCTCCGATCCTGGTCGATCTGCGCAATATCTACCGCAGCGACGAAGTCCGCAAACACGGCTTTACCTATACCGGCATCGGCACCAACCTCTATCAGGAAACGACTGGCGCCTGAGATAGCCCCGTGAACATCTGATCGTCCTGACGCCGCGGAGCATAATCCGCGGCGTTTGGTTTTGAGCATGGCCCCGAAAGCGTAAGCGTTTCGGACGACATCATGCTTGCCAATTTTACAGGATTCCGACCCGCGTTCCCTTTATCGTCAGCACGGTCAGTCGGCCCGTCGCCGAAACCGCAGTGTCGATACCGATACGTTGCGGACCGAATGTCGGGATTCGCGCCGGGGTGTGGCCGTGGATCACGAGCACAGGAAGCTGCGGCCCTTCATCCAGAAAGGGCTGACGGATCCACATAAGGTCGCTGTCTTTCTGCCTCTTGAGGTCGATGCCCGGCCTGATACCCGCATGAACAAAGAGGACCCTTCCCATCCGCAGCATGACCGGCAGCGATTCCAGAAATTGGATATGCCGCTCGGGTATCATGTTGCGAATGACGCGGGCGATTGTTTCGCTTCCGGCCGCCGACTGCAGCAGATGCTCGATATCGATACCATATGAGTGCAGTGTCTCCGTCCCGGCAAAGCCGAGCCATTCAAGAATGCCCGCCGGTTTGCGATAGAGCTTCACCAGCTCCGCGTCATGATTGCCGCACAGGACGAAACGTTGAAACCCCGGCGGCGGGGTCCTGCTCAGGAATTCCAGCACCGCGCTCGAATCAGGCCCGCGATCGACATAATCGCCGAGCATGACGATGAGCTTCGGCCCTGGAATGCGCGCGGCATCCTCCTCGATGCGGCGATGTGCCTCGACGAGCTCTTTATAACATCCGTGAACATCGCTCATTGCGTAGACCGCAGCGAATTCGCCTTCGGCAAATGTCAGCCGAGGGCGTCTTTTACGGTTGCCAGCCAGTATGGGTATCTGTTGTCGCCACGGCGCTAGATAGTTAAACATGGAACCCATTTATGAGGTCCGACCGAATGGCGGGTTGTCGGAAATAATCCATCTCTTATCCATCGCTGCAACGGCATGAGGCTCAGTGTTCATAAGAATTTGGCCTGATCGCGGCCCCACCGAAGTTGTACCCGAACCAATTGCCACATTCAGAGCGAGATAGTGCTTCGCGATTTGCTGCACCGCCTGCGCCAGGTTTGCCTGACTGGTTGCGGCCGAACGCTGCGCATCCAGCACATCAAGCAAGGATGATTGTCCATCCTTGTAGCTCCCGATTGAAAGCGCAAGAGTCTCCTGCGTGGTCTTCACCTGAGCGCGCAGCGCCTGCGACTCGGCAACGCCGATCTTGGCCGTTGCAGCGGCGAGGTGACGCTCCGCCTTGCGGATGTAATTATTCATATTTGGGAGGGTGCTGCGGTTAATATTACGCAATAGTTTGCAATATGTTGGTTAATCCGGCGTTAAACCGGCGATTATTGCGTTTCTCGCGACGTTATCGGCTAATACACCCCAAATGGAGGAGCCGAAGATGTCGGATTTCCACAGACTACACCTTCGAAAAAGCTGTAAAAATCAACCATAACGATAGCCATTAGGAAAAAATGAACGTTAAAGAAGATGATGCTTGACGCCCCCGCGGCGCAGCATAATGATGGCGCGTTGCGAGTGTGAAAGACATTTCTTGATCAGGAATCTCAGATCCAAAACTGCGGGGTGCAAAGTGGAAACTGCGGTTGATTCGAAACTTATCGAGGCGATCACCTACGACGAAGACAGCCGGCATCTACGGGTCTATCTGACCAACGGTCAGAGGCGAGAATATGAAGGCGTTCCCAAGGGCGTCGTCGTCGGGTTGACGATGGCGGAATCACCGGGAAATTTCTACATGAAGGCAATCAGGGGCAAATATCCTCCTCGCCCCTAATGTCCTATCGATCACGACGATAGGATCATTGTTCCAGCAAAGATGCGGGACCGGCATTCCCGGTCCCGCAAACCAGTTTCCCGCCGACCGGCGGTGCACGCCGTCAATAACCGCCGAGAAAATCGCGGACCGCATTGATCTCGAGCGGCGCAATCTCGTGACCGCCGGGATGCCAGATCGTCCTGACCTCCGCCCCTCGGTTTTTCAGATGTTCGGACAGCGCCTCGGTCGTGGAGACAGGCGCAATCGGGTCTCGCTGTCCGGCCGTCATCAGCACCTTTCTTCCCGCGAGCGTCGACTGGGCTTCGGGTTGAAACGGAATGAACGGGTGCATCAGAACCGCGGCATCGAAGATACCCTTCTCGATCAGGACATTGGCAAGAATATTTGCGCCGTTCGAAAAACCCAGGCCGAGAATATGGGAAGCCTGGCACTCGTCAGCGAATGCCTTGACGTAGGCGGCCATCTTCTCCGTCGCGCGTGAGAGATCGGGCATGTCGTAGACCCCCTCCCCGGTGCGGCGAAAGAAGCGCGCCGCGCCATGTTCGGAAACATCGCCGCGCGGCGAGAGAATCGTCGCTTCAGGCAGCAGGCGCCGGCCGAAGTCGAAGAACTGGTTCTCGTCGCCGCCGGTGCCGTGCAGCACCAGCAGGATGGGTTTATCAGGTGCACCGGCATGCAGCCGGTGCACATATCCGGTTTCGGTCATATCGCCTCTCCTCACACTTCGAGCGGCTGCAGATGCTGCTCGAGCAGCGCGCGAAGATGGGCGTGCTGTTGCGGCAGTTTCAGGGCTTCGCCAAGATGGGCCGTATCCTCGTCGCGGTCGAAGCCGGGCTCACTGGTCGCGACCTCGAACAGCACGCCGCCCGGCGTGCGGAAATAGATCGCCCAGAAATAATCGCGGTCGATCACCGGCGTGACCTGATAGCCGGTGTCCATCAGCGCCTTGCGCACTTCGAGTTGCTTCTCGCGGTTTTCGACGGCGAAGGCGACATGGTGGACGGAGCCGGCACCCGGAAGGGCACGGGCAATGTTCGGCATGGTCTCGAGATCGATGAGATGCGCGCCATTGCCGGAGGGCTTGATCAGCCGCTTGACGCCGTCCCTTTCCTCGGCGACCTCGTAACCCATGAACTTCAAGAGCTCGGCCGTGGCGCCTTCGTCCCTCAGCCGCATGGTGACGGAGTGGAAGCCGTAAATGGCATGGTCTTCGCTGATGCCGCCATGTGTCCAGGCCTGGCGGGCGTCATCCTCGACCTCGACGAGCGCGAAGCCATCGCCATCCGGGCCGGAGAAGTTCAGCCGTTTTTCGCCGAAACTTTCCTCGGCTTTCAGGCCGCCGACACCAAGCGCGGCAAAGCGATCGCTCCAGAAGCCGAGCGAGCCCTGCGGAACGGAAAACACCGTCGTGCCGACTTCGCCGGTACCGGGACGGCCCTGCGCCATCTTCGGGAACGGGAAATAAGTCATGACCGTGCCGGGCGCACCAGTCTCGTCACCATAATAGAGGTGATAGACATCGGGCGCGTCGAAATTCACCGTCTTCTTGACGCGTCGCAGGCCGAGCGCATTGGTGAAAAACTGGTTGTTGGTGCGGGCATCCTGCGCCATCGACGTGACGTGGTGCAGACCCTTGATCTGATCGAGCATGTCAAACCCCTTTCATGCCCGCCGTTGCGGGCTTTCGATGAGGCTAAGATGCGCGCTGAAACTCCCGTCGAACAGACCCGTAGACCAAAACGCATTGTCTTCTTTTAGTGAACGAACGACAAAGTCTGTTCACACTAAAGCATGTCGCGCAAAAGTGTGCAGCGGTTTTGCGATAACGACATGCGTAAAACAAGGATCTAAAGCGCGAGGAGCGAATCTGAAAGATTGCGTCGCGATTTAGGCCCCATGGGGATCGGCCGGCAATTGCCAGTCGATCGGCGCACGTCCGCGCGACTGCAGGAAGGCATTCGCCTTCGAAAAATGCCCGCAGCCAAAAAAACCGTTATGGGCCGAAAGCGGCGAGGGATGCGGCGCCCGGAGCACGAGATGCCGCGTCGTATCGACAAAGGCGGCCTTGCGTTGGGCATAGGAACCCCACAGCATGAAGACCACGGATTCGCATTCATCGTTGACCTTGCGGATGACGGCGTCGGTGAAGCGTTCCCACCCCTTGCCCTGATGAGCAGCCGCCTGCCCTTCCTCGACGGTCAGCACGCTGTTCAGCAGGAGTACGCCCTGCTTTGCCCAATGTTCGAGAAAACCGTGACGTGCCGGCGCAATGCCAAGATCCGTCTCCATCTCCTTGTAGATATTGACCAGGGAGGGCGGTATGCGCACGCCCGGACGGACACTGAAACACAGCCCATGGGCTTGCCCGATTCCATGATACGGGTCCTGGCCGAGGATGACGGCCTTGACGTTGGAGATCGGCGTCAGATCGAGGGCGCGGAAATATTCGCTGCCCTTGGGGAAAATCCGCTTGCCGACCTGCTTCTGCGCGACGAGGAAGGATTTGAGCTGTTGCATGTAGGGGCTTGAAAACTCCCCCTCCAGCGCGGCTTTCCAGCTCTCCTCGAGACTGACGGATGTATCGCTCATCTAGGAAAATCCTTCGCATATGACGAAACAACGGACACACGGTTCTAACAAAATCGATCTACGCTGCAATGCCTGCCGGCGCGGCAATGGGTCTACAACTCAAGAATTCGGTGAGAGAAGATTGCAAGAGACTATCCGAGGCACCGTCGTCCGTATTTAACTATATGATGGCTTTGGTATTTACGCCGGCAGGCGGCCTGAGTAGAACTTTGATCGTGAAATCGGAGCCATGTCTTCCCATGAAATTCGGCACGAGCGGCCTTCGCGGACTTTCAGTCGACCTCAAGGGACGCACCTCCGCCCTCTACGCCACCGCGTTCGGCAAATATCTGCTGCAGACCGGCAAGGCGCGGGCCGGCGACGTCATCCTGATCGGCCGCGATTTTCGCGATTCAAGCCCTGAAATCTCGGGGAATTGCGCCGGTGCGCTTGCCGCGCTCGGCTTCCGGATATTCGACTGCGGCACAGTCCCCACACCCGCCCTTGCCCTCTATGGCCTCGAGAGCAACGCCGCCTGCCTGATGGTTACGGGCTCGCATATTCCGGCGGACCGCAACGGCATCAAATTCTATCGCCCGGATGGTGAGATCGACAAATCGGACGAGGCTGCTATCACCGCATTGGCGGCCGAGATCGAGCGAACCGGTGAAACCGTGACGCAGACGCCAGCCGAGACGGAGGAGCATGAAGCGATCTGCCGTCAGCTCTTTTTCGAACGCAATACAGCCCTGCTTCCGCAAGGCGCGCTGTCCGGCATGAAGATCGGTGTCTACCAGCACAGCAGCGTCGCCCGCGACCTGTTGGTTGATGTTCTCGCCCATTACGGCGCCGAGATCACCGCTCTTGGGCGTTCGGAGAGTTTCATTCCCGTCGACACCGAAGCCGTTTCCGACGAGACGATCACGCTGATGAAGCGCTGGGTGTCCGAGCACAAGTTCGATGCGATCGTCTCTACCGATGGCGACGGCGACCGCCCGCTGGTCGCAGACGAAACCGGCACGCCGTTGCGCGGTGACCTTCTCGGCCTTGTGGCAGCCAATTTCCTCGGTGCCGGCACGGTGGTGACACCGGTTACCTCCAATTCCGGCATCGAGGCCGCGGGCTCTTTCGCCGTCCGGCGCACCCGCGTCGGCTCACCCTTCGTCATTTCAGGCATGGAAGAGGCCGTGGCGGCTGGCAAGGATCATGTCATGGGCTTTGAAGCCAATGGCGGGCTGCTGACTGCAACCCCTTTCGATATCAACGACAGAGCCGTGCGTGCCTTGCCGACACGCGATTGTTTTATCCCGATGCTCGCGATCCTGTCGCTCGCCGCCACCCGCAAGCAGCCGCTTTCGGGTGTTGCCGCCTCCTATCACCTGCCCTTTGCCGCCGCCGACCGCCTGGA
The Rhizobium leguminosarum DNA segment above includes these coding regions:
- a CDS encoding transglutaminase-like cysteine peptidase, producing the protein MKKTVVTLLALAFTAGNACSAFAAGPAGFARGLTDSSAVSYISEKDKIIPPFAQVLFCAQNPTECRDNNGLAVVAMTDKQMLQLKDVNTAVNRTMIGRNDSRNELNGDVWKVNVRSGDCEDFALTKRSRLIAMGWSSRALRIATAYTPSGEGHAVLVVRTDKGDLVLDNRKSSIKNWRDTDLRWDKIQSGTDPYVWYRL
- a CDS encoding UDP-glucose dehydrogenase family protein, producing the protein MRITMIGSGYVGLVSGVCFADFGHDVICVDKDLSKIEALREGRIPIYEPGLEQLVAENTSTGRLSFSTDVGESVRSADVVFIAVGTPSRRGDGHADLSYVYAAAREIATYVEGFTVIVTKSTVPVGTGDEVERIMRETNPAADVAVVSNPEFLREGAAIEDFKRPDRIVVGLNDDRARETMTEVYRPLYLNQAPLVFTTRRTSELIKYAANAFLAMKITFINEIADLCERVDANVQDVSRGIGLDGRIGSKFLHAGPGYGGSCFPKDTLALAKTAQDYDAPMRLIETTISINDNRKRAMGRKVISAVGGDIRGKKIAILGLTFKPNTDDMRDSPAIAVIQTLQDNGAQVVGYDPEGMENARKVIENIEYASGPYEAAAGADALVIVTEWNQFRALDFSRLKQSMRAPILVDLRNIYRSDEVRKHGFTYTGIGTNLYQETTGA
- a CDS encoding metallophosphoesterase, which gives rise to MGSMFNYLAPWRQQIPILAGNRKRRPRLTFAEGEFAAVYAMSDVHGCYKELVEAHRRIEEDAARIPGPKLIVMLGDYVDRGPDSSAVLEFLSRTPPPGFQRFVLCGNHDAELVKLYRKPAGILEWLGFAGTETLHSYGIDIEHLLQSAAGSETIARVIRNMIPERHIQFLESLPVMLRMGRVLFVHAGIRPGIDLKRQKDSDLMWIRQPFLDEGPQLPVLVIHGHTPARIPTFGPQRIGIDTAVSATGRLTVLTIKGTRVGIL
- a CDS encoding KTSC domain-containing protein, coding for MIRNLRSKTAGCKVETAVDSKLIEAITYDEDSRHLRVYLTNGQRREYEGVPKGVVVGLTMAESPGNFYMKAIRGKYPPRP
- a CDS encoding alpha/beta hydrolase: MTETGYVHRLHAGAPDKPILLVLHGTGGDENQFFDFGRRLLPEATILSPRGDVSEHGAARFFRRTGEGVYDMPDLSRATEKMAAYVKAFADECQASHILGLGFSNGANILANVLIEKGIFDAAVLMHPFIPFQPEAQSTLAGRKVLMTAGQRDPIAPVSTTEALSEHLKNRGAEVRTIWHPGGHEIAPLEINAVRDFLGGY
- a CDS encoding VOC family protein, whose product is MLDQIKGLHHVTSMAQDARTNNQFFTNALGLRRVKKTVNFDAPDVYHLYYGDETGAPGTVMTYFPFPKMAQGRPGTGEVGTTVFSVPQGSLGFWSDRFAALGVGGLKAEESFGEKRLNFSGPDGDGFALVEVEDDARQAWTHGGISEDHAIYGFHSVTMRLRDEGATAELLKFMGYEVAEERDGVKRLIKPSGNGAHLIDLETMPNIARALPGAGSVHHVAFAVENREKQLEVRKALMDTGYQVTPVIDRDYFWAIYFRTPGGVLFEVATSEPGFDRDEDTAHLGEALKLPQQHAHLRALLEQHLQPLEV
- the ung gene encoding uracil-DNA glycosylase; translation: MSDTSVSLEESWKAALEGEFSSPYMQQLKSFLVAQKQVGKRIFPKGSEYFRALDLTPISNVKAVILGQDPYHGIGQAHGLCFSVRPGVRIPPSLVNIYKEMETDLGIAPARHGFLEHWAKQGVLLLNSVLTVEEGQAAAHQGKGWERFTDAVIRKVNDECESVVFMLWGSYAQRKAAFVDTTRHLVLRAPHPSPLSAHNGFFGCGHFSKANAFLQSRGRAPIDWQLPADPHGA